In one Candidatus Hepatincola sp. Av genomic region, the following are encoded:
- the apt gene encoding Adenine phosphoribosyltransferase, producing MTTLDLKKYIRTVPNFPNQGILFYDIATLIANPTAWNYAIKQLADIIKPMNIDFLVSLESRGFILASALSVVLNKGLVMVRKPNKLPGSVVSYSYNLEYGKDSFEIQTDILPAESKVVIVDDVLATSGSINAAYELLKQLKITPVAATVLIEISELQGKQKLSIPVKSLLVY from the coding sequence ATGACAACTTTAGATTTAAAAAAATATATTCGTACAGTTCCTAATTTTCCTAATCAGGGAATTCTATTCTATGATATTGCTACTTTAATAGCAAATCCTACAGCTTGGAATTATGCCATTAAACAGTTAGCCGATATTATTAAACCAATGAATATAGATTTTTTAGTATCTTTAGAGTCTCGTGGCTTTATTTTAGCTTCAGCTCTTTCTGTGGTATTAAACAAAGGGCTTGTTATGGTTCGTAAACCTAATAAATTACCTGGTAGCGTGGTATCTTATAGTTACAACTTAGAATATGGTAAAGATTCTTTTGAAATTCAAACTGATATTCTTCCTGCCGAATCAAAAGTAGTAATTGTAGATGATGTTCTTGCTACTAGTGGAAGTATTAATGCTGCTTATGAGTTATTAAAGCAACTAAAAATTACCCCTGTTGCTGCTACGGTATTAATTGAAATATCTGAGTTACAAGGTAAACAGAAATTATCTATCCCAGTAAAATCTTTATTGGTATATTAA
- the ispB gene encoding Octaprenyl diphosphate synthase translates to MNQDFNQTLKNLSQVLAKDLQAVNELILTKMDSDVPLISQIAQHLIKAGGKRIRPLLTILAYKMFSNNNNNKYLLIAACVEFIHSATLLHDDVVDENESRRSIPTSNHIWGNKSSVLVGDFLFSKAFELMVATESLEVLQILSRASSVIAQGEVLQLMEINNIHLSLATYNKIIYSKTASLFGAATQVGALIAGADMQDVQTILKFGENLGMVFQITDDVLDYQSQDNILGKSIGTDFKEGKITLPIILLLQKANENEKSFLVRTFQEVKQKPEDFQELLTYLNKYDVFAEIQNIKKDYMDQTLTLMKSIKVNNIYKNICLDLIESSTQRNF, encoded by the coding sequence ATGAATCAAGACTTTAATCAAACTCTAAAAAATCTTAGCCAAGTATTAGCTAAAGATTTACAAGCAGTAAATGAACTCATTTTAACTAAAATGGATAGTGATGTTCCTTTAATTTCACAAATCGCCCAACATCTTATTAAAGCTGGAGGTAAAAGAATACGCCCTCTACTAACTATCCTTGCTTATAAAATGTTTAGCAATAACAATAATAATAAATATTTACTAATTGCTGCTTGTGTAGAATTTATTCACAGTGCGACTTTATTACACGATGATGTGGTTGATGAGAATGAATCTCGTAGATCTATTCCTACATCTAATCATATTTGGGGGAATAAATCTAGTGTGTTAGTAGGAGATTTTTTATTTTCCAAAGCATTTGAGTTAATGGTTGCCACAGAATCTTTAGAAGTATTACAAATTTTGTCTAGGGCATCATCTGTTATTGCTCAAGGCGAAGTACTACAACTTATGGAAATTAATAATATTCATCTTAGTTTAGCTACTTATAATAAAATCATCTATTCTAAAACAGCATCATTGTTTGGAGCCGCAACTCAAGTTGGTGCTTTAATTGCTGGGGCTGATATGCAAGATGTACAAACAATCTTAAAATTTGGTGAAAACTTAGGTATGGTTTTTCAAATTACAGATGATGTTCTAGATTACCAAAGCCAAGATAACATACTTGGTAAATCTATTGGTACAGACTTCAAAGAAGGTAAAATTACTTTACCAATTATTCTACTATTACAAAAAGCTAATGAAAATGAAAAAAGCTTTTTAGTTCGCACTTTTCAGGAAGTTAAACAAAAACCTGAAGATTTCCAAGAACTTCTAACTTATTTAAATAAATATGATGTTTTTGCAGAAATTCAAAATATTAAAAAAGATTATATGGATCAAACCCTAACTTTAATGAAAAGTATTAAGGTAAATAATATATACAAAAATATTTGTTTAGATCTTATAGAAAGTTCAACTCAAAGAAATTTTTAA
- the yfiC gene encoding tRNA1(Val) (adenine(37)-N6)-methyltransferase yields MDKGTLDLFLSGKVRAYQHPKGYKSGTDAVLLASIINNTKQGTCLEIGCGVGVASLCLAARLPNIHIIGLEKQEDFFYLACKNAELNNFSTSSFQPLLGNILTYKFTEQFQVVFANPPYYVNKEHKKEFTLKEMGNMETDATLGHFIDFAFKSLKNHGYLYIIQSSERFQEMMQYFTLKHWGNIEIFPIYSYNNKPATRFIVKAKKIGNNVSKIHNGIIMHNDDKTYSNHAVNILKHGKSFFYNL; encoded by the coding sequence ATGGATAAAGGAACACTAGATTTATTTTTAAGTGGTAAGGTACGGGCATATCAACATCCTAAGGGTTACAAGTCAGGTACAGATGCCGTACTTTTAGCTTCTATTATTAATAATACTAAACAAGGTACTTGTTTAGAGATTGGTTGTGGGGTAGGAGTAGCTAGTTTATGTTTAGCCGCTAGGCTTCCCAATATACATATTATTGGCTTAGAAAAACAAGAAGATTTTTTTTATTTAGCTTGTAAAAATGCGGAACTTAATAATTTTTCAACATCTTCTTTTCAACCATTGTTAGGTAATATTTTAACTTACAAGTTTACAGAACAATTTCAAGTGGTATTTGCTAATCCACCTTATTATGTTAATAAGGAACATAAAAAAGAATTTACCTTAAAAGAAATGGGGAATATGGAAACAGATGCTACTCTTGGTCATTTTATAGATTTTGCTTTTAAAAGCCTTAAAAATCATGGGTATTTATATATTATTCAATCTTCGGAACGTTTTCAAGAAATGATGCAATATTTTACCTTAAAGCATTGGGGAAATATAGAGATTTTCCCTATTTATTCTTATAATAATAAACCTGCTACAAGGTTTATAGTAAAAGCTAAAAAAATAGGGAACAATGTTTCTAAAATTCATAATGGGATTATTATGCATAATGATGATAAAACCTATAGTAACCACGCTGTTAATATTTTAAAGCATGGTAAATCTTTTTTTTATAATTTATAA
- a CDS encoding S49 family peptidase, giving the protein MFCRKNKSVNVLKLAGVIHTTGRKNLCFSNIKANIDKAFKSKPKAVALLINSPGGSPVQSEMIANYIVEKSTATKVPVITFVEDVAASGGYWLALAGEQIYSLSKSSIVGSLGVVYASFGFNKLIAQYGIDRRVHTAGNKKVSLDVFQEEKPEDIARLKNMLADVHEHFKEWVIGRRENKITLAKEDLFSGEFWTANQGLKHGLIDGIADLEPKLQELYGKKIKINYINLVPKKSLFSLFSSQSNLDIVDDVVSKLKSELLWNKYGL; this is encoded by the coding sequence ATGTTTTGCAGAAAAAATAAAAGTGTAAATGTGCTAAAATTAGCAGGCGTTATTCATACAACAGGGCGTAAGAATTTATGTTTTTCTAATATTAAGGCTAATATAGATAAAGCCTTTAAAAGTAAACCTAAGGCTGTAGCCTTATTAATTAATTCACCGGGTGGTTCCCCAGTACAATCTGAAATGATAGCTAATTATATTGTTGAGAAATCTACCGCAACTAAAGTCCCAGTAATTACTTTTGTTGAAGATGTAGCAGCATCAGGCGGTTATTGGCTAGCCCTAGCCGGAGAACAAATATATTCACTTTCAAAATCTTCCATTGTTGGTTCACTAGGTGTTGTTTACGCTAGTTTTGGTTTTAATAAACTTATTGCTCAATATGGTATAGATAGAAGAGTACATACTGCAGGAAACAAAAAAGTTTCATTAGATGTATTTCAAGAAGAAAAACCAGAAGATATAGCTAGGTTAAAAAATATGCTAGCTGATGTTCACGAGCATTTTAAAGAGTGGGTTATAGGTCGTAGGGAAAATAAAATTACTTTAGCTAAAGAAGATTTATTCTCTGGTGAATTTTGGACAGCTAACCAAGGTTTAAAACATGGTTTAATAGATGGTATTGCAGATCTTGAACCAAAGTTGCAAGAATTGTATGGTAAAAAAATAAAAATTAATTATATAAATTTAGTACCAAAAAAATCTTTATTTAGTTTATTTAGTTCTCAAAGCAATTTAGATATAGTAGATGATGTGGTTTCTAAGTTAAAGTCTGAACTTTTATGGAATAAATACGGGCTGTAA
- the rpmB gene encoding 50S ribosomal protein L28, with amino-acid sequence MSRVCSVLKKRPMSGNNVSHANNKTKRRFLPNLQVASFFSEVLGKNFKFRLSAKAIKTIDHKGGLDAWLQKSKNAKLPVEMQKIKKLIVSK; translated from the coding sequence GTGAGTAGAGTATGTTCTGTTTTAAAGAAACGTCCTATGAGTGGCAATAATGTTAGCCATGCTAACAATAAAACAAAAAGGCGTTTTTTACCTAATTTACAAGTAGCATCATTTTTTAGTGAAGTATTAGGTAAAAATTTTAAATTTCGTTTATCAGCTAAAGCTATTAAAACTATAGATCATAAAGGTGGTTTAGACGCATGGTTACAAAAAAGTAAAAATGCTAAATTACCAGTGGAAATGCAAAAGATTAAAAAGCTAATTGTTTCTAAATAG
- a CDS encoding Gram-negative porin produces the protein MKLNKYIWPLLAASMFSYGAQAADVYTNDNGDSLSIGGYVDIRAGNKSSGTDVDYGKIGIEDNSSRITIDGKKTVNQDIKVVSQFEWGFNTQDEESDHGGMFNNRLGYAGMESDKYGTALVGKQWSVFYDVAGWTDMYASTGGEALGVYEFDSGGFSGRGRADQAATYRKTFGGLTVGLQAQGYDDAGWGAADGQPTPDGNALTRNYGVGGSLVYKLTNSLQIGASYYYTDVEQTDGAAIVQDSNDLNQHAAVIGIKYDGGIFGIAVDASELKNAFRYGENSFAVESYLTAKYSSNGSYIYAGNNTLIGDTEEGSHNNDINYLAIGFVQNIMDDGSFYVYGEYRYDLRSDADMAAASNNTSLDADYVGADMSEYRLGVRYIF, from the coding sequence ATGAAGTTAAATAAATATATATGGCCTTTATTAGCTGCTTCAATGTTTTCGTATGGTGCTCAAGCTGCTGACGTTTATACAAACGACAATGGAGATTCTTTATCTATAGGTGGTTACGTAGATATTAGAGCTGGTAACAAATCTAGTGGTACAGATGTTGACTACGGTAAAATTGGTATAGAAGATAACTCTTCCCGTATTACTATTGACGGTAAAAAAACAGTTAACCAAGATATTAAAGTAGTTTCCCAATTTGAATGGGGTTTTAATACTCAAGACGAAGAAAGTGACCACGGTGGTATGTTTAATAATCGTTTAGGTTATGCAGGTATGGAATCCGATAAATATGGTACAGCGTTAGTTGGTAAACAGTGGTCTGTTTTTTATGATGTAGCCGGTTGGACAGATATGTACGCATCAACTGGTGGTGAAGCTTTGGGCGTGTACGAGTTTGATTCTGGAGGATTTTCAGGTCGTGGTCGTGCCGATCAGGCTGCTACCTATCGTAAAACTTTTGGTGGTTTAACTGTAGGTCTTCAAGCACAAGGTTATGATGATGCTGGCTGGGGGGCTGCAGATGGTCAACCAACTCCAGATGGTAATGCCTTAACCAGAAACTATGGTGTTGGTGGTTCATTAGTTTATAAATTAACTAACAGTTTACAAATTGGTGCTTCCTACTACTATACAGATGTAGAACAAACTGATGGTGCTGCTATTGTACAAGATTCTAATGATCTAAATCAACATGCGGCAGTTATTGGTATTAAATACGATGGTGGGATTTTTGGTATAGCTGTTGATGCTTCAGAACTGAAAAATGCTTTTAGATATGGTGAAAACTCATTTGCTGTAGAAAGTTATTTAACTGCAAAATATAGTTCTAATGGTTCTTACATCTATGCTGGTAATAACACTTTAATTGGTGATACCGAAGAAGGTAGCCATAATAATGATATTAACTACTTAGCAATTGGCTTTGTACAAAATATTATGGATGATGGTTCTTTCTATGTATATGGTGAATATAGATACGATCTAAGATCTGATGCTGATATGGCTGCTGCTTCCAACAATACATCACTTGATGCTGATTATGTAGGTGCAGATATGAGCGAATACAGATTAGGTGTTAGATACATATTCTAA
- a CDS encoding HlyC/CorC family transporter (UPF0053 inner membrane protein YfjD) gives MFEYYEYFVIGILLLLSCFFSAAETAITASSKSYLLHKDKQGVKTAKILNKLLRKPDNIIISLLVGNNFANILFTTIVTALLIPKIGIQYTLLLGISITFIILVFAEILPKTYTLGNPNKIVLILTPLIYGVINIIKPLSWIFITINKLFLFLSNHNTHSMVSLDNLRGAIEMLEREEDDTLAISQEKEMLHSILDLNDLSVAEIMNHRKNVFCINLNDEKEDIIKAFMSCAYSRIPVYKESSDNIVGIIRTQTFYKSYLQHGDNINIEELILPPYFIPTSTYVIDLLTTFKEKRERMALIVDEYGSFMGILTLGDILEEITGDLKNQEQTNQIEIQAHDDGYIVSGDLKIRDLNRKMGWNLPDEEFTTVAGLILYETGRIPNVGNIFIFHNFKFQILEKKRHQLIKIKVSKN, from the coding sequence ATGTTTGAATATTATGAATATTTTGTAATTGGAATTTTGCTATTACTATCTTGTTTTTTCTCGGCTGCTGAAACTGCTATTACAGCTTCATCAAAGTCGTATTTATTACATAAAGATAAACAAGGAGTTAAAACAGCTAAAATTTTAAATAAATTACTAAGAAAACCCGATAACATCATTATCTCTTTATTAGTTGGTAATAATTTTGCAAATATTCTTTTTACTACCATAGTAACTGCTTTATTAATTCCTAAAATTGGAATTCAGTACACACTCCTATTAGGGATAAGTATCACCTTTATAATTTTAGTTTTTGCTGAAATATTACCAAAAACTTATACCTTAGGTAACCCTAATAAAATTGTCCTAATTCTTACTCCTTTAATATATGGGGTAATTAACATTATTAAACCATTATCTTGGATTTTTATTACCATAAATAAATTATTTTTATTTCTTTCTAACCACAATACTCATTCAATGGTAAGTTTAGATAATTTACGAGGAGCCATTGAAATGCTAGAAAGGGAAGAAGATGATACTTTAGCTATTTCTCAAGAAAAAGAAATGCTTCATAGTATTTTAGACCTAAACGATTTAAGCGTTGCTGAAATTATGAACCATAGAAAAAATGTTTTTTGCATTAATTTAAACGACGAAAAAGAAGATATCATCAAGGCCTTTATGAGTTGTGCTTATTCCAGAATTCCTGTGTATAAAGAAAGTTCCGATAATATTGTTGGTATTATTCGCACTCAAACTTTTTATAAATCTTATTTACAGCATGGTGATAATATTAACATTGAAGAATTAATATTACCACCATACTTTATCCCAACTTCCACATATGTTATAGACCTACTTACTACTTTTAAAGAAAAAAGGGAAAGAATGGCTTTAATTGTAGATGAATATGGTAGTTTTATGGGAATTTTAACCTTAGGTGATATTCTAGAAGAAATCACAGGAGATTTAAAAAACCAAGAACAAACTAACCAAATAGAAATTCAAGCCCATGATGATGGCTATATTGTAAGTGGAGACCTAAAAATTAGAGACCTAAACCGTAAAATGGGTTGGAATTTACCAGATGAAGAGTTTACAACAGTAGCAGGTTTAATTTTATATGAAACTGGTAGAATTCCTAATGTAGGTAATATTTTTATTTTTCATAATTTTAAATTTCAAATTTTAGAAAAAAAACGTCATCAGTTAATTAAAATTAAGGTTTCTAAGAATTAA
- the aroB gene encoding 3-dehydroquinate synthase, whose product MNSINVPCSKPYNIYISNTRNLPDVLVQYLKNKKVIIIADNKLKNTYVPTFLKILNNLPCSYSIFYIEALEKNKNYNTALKLCTKILQEKPDINRAILALGGGLIGDIVGFCAAITLRGLPFFQIPTTLLAQVDSAIGGKNGVNTEYGKNTLGVIYQPKAVFIDTNALSTLPSRILLAGYAECLKYALLFSQDYFNYLHENIHLLHTKDSNYLQNIIYESCVYKSQIIAKDEDEKKGIRYLLNLGHTFAHALELYNNYKASLQHGEAVAIGILLAFKFSNFLGYNNPHIQILEEHLQQAKLPYKLASVVKAEDCDYLISLMMKDKKNIAKQITFILSYNIGNCFVAKDVALTDLKKFLTKELNS is encoded by the coding sequence ATGAATTCCATAAACGTACCTTGCAGTAAGCCTTATAATATATATATTAGTAATACTAGAAATTTACCTGATGTTCTAGTACAATACCTGAAAAATAAAAAAGTTATTATTATTGCCGATAATAAACTTAAAAATACTTATGTTCCTACTTTTTTAAAGATATTAAATAATTTACCATGTAGTTACTCTATTTTTTACATAGAAGCCTTAGAAAAAAATAAAAATTACAATACAGCTTTAAAACTATGTACTAAAATTCTTCAAGAAAAACCAGATATTAATAGAGCTATTCTTGCTCTTGGTGGTGGTTTAATTGGAGATATTGTTGGTTTTTGTGCCGCAATAACATTACGAGGTTTACCTTTCTTTCAAATACCAACTACTTTATTAGCCCAAGTAGATAGTGCTATAGGAGGTAAAAATGGTGTTAATACTGAATATGGTAAAAATACTTTAGGTGTAATTTATCAGCCTAAGGCTGTATTTATAGATACAAATGCCCTAAGTACTTTACCTAGTAGAATATTACTAGCCGGTTATGCTGAATGTTTAAAATATGCTTTATTGTTTAGCCAAGACTACTTTAATTATTTACATGAAAATATTCACTTACTCCACACTAAAGATAGCAATTATTTACAAAATATTATTTATGAATCATGTGTTTATAAGTCCCAAATTATTGCTAAGGACGAAGATGAAAAAAAAGGCATTCGCTATTTACTAAACTTAGGCCATACCTTTGCCCATGCTTTAGAACTTTATAATAATTATAAAGCATCTTTACAACATGGAGAAGCTGTAGCCATAGGTATACTTTTAGCTTTTAAATTTTCAAATTTTTTAGGATATAATAATCCACATATACAAATTTTAGAAGAGCATTTACAGCAAGCCAAATTACCTTATAAATTAGCTAGCGTGGTTAAAGCTGAAGATTGTGATTATCTAATTTCTTTAATGATGAAAGATAAGAAAAATATTGCTAAACAAATTACTTTCATTTTATCGTATAATATAGGTAACTGTTTTGTAGCTAAAGATGTAGCCTTAACAGATTTAAAAAAATTTTTAACTAAAGAACTTAACTCTTAA
- the aroK gene encoding Shikimate kinase yields MIIILTGMPAVGKSTIGKKVASKLQYDYIDLDKYIAKRCCCSINEIFQIKGESFFRRLESLALKLILRLYKKNLVLSLGGGTFIAEKNSTLCLQQGFVVWLKQPLNIMYNRIKKNNKRPLLQTGNLYNNLKNLLQQREPFYEKAHIHIISNKFTNSEIVKLITYEFHKRTLQ; encoded by the coding sequence ATGATAATAATTCTTACAGGAATGCCTGCCGTAGGTAAAAGTACTATTGGAAAAAAAGTTGCAAGCAAATTACAATACGACTATATAGATTTAGATAAATATATAGCTAAACGTTGTTGTTGTAGTATTAATGAAATTTTTCAAATTAAAGGAGAATCTTTTTTTAGACGCTTAGAATCATTAGCCTTAAAGTTAATTCTAAGACTTTACAAAAAAAATTTAGTACTCTCTTTAGGAGGTGGTACTTTCATTGCAGAAAAAAATTCTACTTTATGTTTACAACAAGGATTTGTAGTTTGGTTAAAACAACCTTTAAATATTATGTATAACCGTATAAAAAAAAATAATAAACGCCCTTTGTTACAAACAGGCAATTTATACAATAATTTAAAAAACCTATTACAACAAAGAGAACCTTTCTATGAAAAAGCTCATATTCATATAATTAGCAATAAATTTACCAATAGTGAAATAGTAAAATTAATTACCTATGAATTCCATAAACGTACCTTGCAGTAA
- the xerD gene encoding site-specific tyrosine recombinase XerD (Possible phage integrase family~Tyrosine recombinase XerD), translating into MEKHNKRQLNLIETFLDSLKVEKGLSFNTVVAYRTDLQDLLSFLQARKPAKNLESATNEDILHYIYILSKKSFAKATQSRRISALKQFYEFYVNEKVINVNPTIGLKSPKKTDSLPKFLTENEILHMLNIASSFENKMLYIMLEVLYATGLRVSELVSLKISAFLVDDEVLLVKGKGSKERIIPLTSIAYQKLKEWLGLRWQHYNKSIKNEYYIFPSNRSTQGHISRERFAQLLKELAGKCNIDYKRVSPHVIRHSFASHLLNNGANLTTIQNMLGHADIATTEIYTHVLESKLQDAIFKNHPLSYKLHKGK; encoded by the coding sequence ATGGAAAAACACAATAAACGCCAACTTAATTTAATAGAAACTTTTTTAGATAGTTTAAAAGTAGAGAAAGGTCTATCCTTTAATACGGTTGTTGCTTATAGAACAGATTTACAAGATTTACTAAGTTTTTTACAAGCTAGAAAACCTGCTAAAAACTTAGAAAGTGCTACTAATGAAGATATTCTACACTATATTTATATTTTAAGTAAAAAGAGTTTTGCCAAAGCAACGCAATCTCGTAGGATTTCTGCTCTTAAGCAATTTTATGAGTTTTATGTGAATGAAAAGGTTATTAATGTGAATCCTACAATTGGATTAAAGAGCCCTAAAAAGACAGATTCATTACCAAAATTTTTAACTGAAAATGAAATCTTGCACATGCTAAACATAGCAAGTAGCTTTGAAAATAAAATGCTTTATATTATGCTAGAAGTTTTATATGCTACAGGTCTACGAGTTTCAGAATTAGTAAGTTTAAAAATATCCGCTTTTTTAGTAGATGATGAGGTTCTACTAGTAAAAGGTAAAGGCTCTAAAGAAAGAATTATACCTTTAACAAGTATTGCTTACCAAAAACTAAAAGAGTGGTTAGGTTTGCGTTGGCAACACTATAATAAAAGTATTAAGAATGAATATTATATTTTCCCTTCTAATAGATCTACTCAAGGACATATTTCTAGGGAAAGGTTTGCACAATTATTAAAAGAATTAGCCGGTAAGTGTAATATAGATTATAAAAGAGTTTCCCCTCATGTTATTAGGCATTCCTTTGCTTCCCATTTATTAAACAATGGAGCCAATTTAACTACTATTCAAAATATGTTAGGTCATGCTGATATTGCAACAACAGAGATCTATACCCATGTTTTAGAAAGTAAACTTCAAGATGCCATCTTTAAAAACCACCCTTTATCTTATAAGTTGCATAAAGGTAAGTAA
- the accA gene encoding Acetyl-coenzyme A carboxylase carboxyl transferase subunit alpha has protein sequence MEHYLDFEDKIATLEAQIKDLVESNEKGLDVEKEIASLNEKYYKLLQKTYENLTPWQKLQVARHQDRPHTVDYIDALFTDFILLAGDRLFAEDEAIIAGIARFQGRSVMIIGIEKGCDLESRIKHNFGMPKPEGYRKAQRLMKLADHLNLPIITFVDTSGAYPGQEAEERGQGEAIARSISVSLEVSTPIISIIIGEGGSGGAIAIALGDTIMMLEHAIYSVISPEGCASILWRNIQMAEEAAKQLGITADILLQFGIIDKIIKEPFGGAHRDKKATFKSVIKEINIALTRLESLKPEDRKKMKLDKLLKIGKLQ, from the coding sequence ATGGAACACTATTTAGACTTTGAAGATAAAATTGCTACCTTAGAGGCTCAAATTAAAGATTTAGTAGAAAGTAATGAAAAAGGTTTAGATGTAGAAAAAGAAATTGCTAGTTTAAACGAAAAATACTATAAACTTTTACAAAAAACCTATGAAAATCTTACTCCGTGGCAAAAACTTCAAGTAGCTAGGCACCAAGATAGACCTCATACTGTAGATTACATAGATGCCTTATTTACTGATTTTATTTTATTAGCAGGCGATAGACTTTTTGCTGAAGATGAAGCTATAATAGCTGGTATAGCTCGTTTTCAAGGTAGATCCGTTATGATAATTGGCATAGAGAAAGGTTGTGATTTAGAAAGTAGAATAAAACATAATTTTGGTATGCCTAAACCAGAAGGTTATAGAAAAGCCCAAAGACTGATGAAATTGGCAGATCATCTAAATTTACCTATTATTACTTTTGTAGATACTTCCGGAGCTTACCCAGGGCAAGAAGCCGAAGAAAGAGGGCAAGGAGAAGCTATTGCTAGAAGCATTTCCGTTAGCTTAGAAGTTAGTACTCCAATTATTAGTATTATTATTGGTGAAGGTGGTTCAGGTGGTGCTATTGCAATAGCTTTAGGTGATACCATTATGATGTTAGAGCATGCTATTTATTCGGTAATTTCTCCTGAAGGTTGTGCTTCTATTTTATGGCGAAATATACAAATGGCAGAGGAAGCCGCAAAGCAATTGGGTATTACTGCCGATATTTTATTACAGTTTGGTATTATAGATAAAATTATTAAAGAACCATTTGGAGGAGCTCACCGTGATAAAAAAGCTACCTTTAAAAGTGTAATTAAGGAAATCAATATTGCTTTAACCAGATTAGAATCATTAAAGCCTGAGGATAGAAAAAAAATGAAGTTAGATAAACTTCTAAAAATAGGTAAGTTACAGTAA
- a CDS encoding TrbC/VIRB2 family protein, with protein MKNQYVKIVINIAIYFLIGVACAYASSNPLDSIKTNLDTTTDTLISIVQIMAVVAIVLYGAYCMFSGHLDKTKFIMLIIAILIISGAKSFVELLQDWVE; from the coding sequence ATGAAAAATCAGTACGTGAAAATAGTTATTAATATAGCTATATATTTTTTAATTGGAGTTGCCTGTGCCTATGCTAGTAGTAATCCATTAGACAGTATAAAAACTAACCTAGATACTACGACAGATACTCTTATTTCAATTGTACAGATAATGGCAGTAGTAGCAATAGTGCTTTATGGTGCATATTGTATGTTTAGTGGTCATTTAGATAAAACTAAATTCATAATGCTCATAATAGCAATATTGATTATTTCTGGAGCTAAATCCTTCGTGGAGTTATTACAAGATTGGGTTGAATAA